The region TCGGCGCGCACCGGAACAGCGACGGCTAGAGCCGCCAATATGGCCATAGCTATGCCGTCAGAGCGGCGCATTTTCCGCCACCGAAGAGGCACTCATGCTGGACGATGCGGCCATGGCGGGAGTGGTGAGCGCCGGAGGAGCGCTGGGCTGGAGAGCCAAGACGCCGATCGCACCCACGACAAACCCGCCCAGAAAGCGCAGGAACAGATCGGATTTCAGGAATGCCAACATGGCCATGTTCCTTTTCATCTTTACCAAGGCGGGACGATTAGCAGCTTGTAGCTTAGCCCGGTGTTAACAGGTCAAATCAGGTTTTGAATCGAAACGGGATATAAACCGCCACGGTCATCTACAAGACGGCGTGCGGGAAAATATCCGTTTCCGATTCTGACAGGATAGAAGGAACGGGCAGGCGTCGCCCGCTCCTAATGCCCGGTTCTCCCGTCTTCCGACGGCGAGAATTTCACGCTTATTTCAGCGCGGCGCAGGCTTCCTGGATGCGCTTGCACGCCTTGGCCAGCACTTCTTCCGACGTCGCATAGCTGATGCGGAAAGCAGGCGAGAGACCGAAGGCCGCGCCATGGACCGCGGCGACGCGAGCCTCATCCAGGAAGTAGCCGATCAGCTTTTCATCGCTGTCGATCAACTGCCCCTTGGGCGTGGTCTTGCCCATCACGCCGCTGGCGTCGGGATAGACGTAGAAGGCGCCTTCGGGCGTCGGGCAATCGAGGCCTGGCGCGTCGTTCAGCATCGAAACGACCATGTCGCGGCGCTTCTTGAAGGCGGCGTTGCGCTCTTCCAGGAAATCCTGATCGCCGGTCAGCGCGGCAACCGCCGCCGCCTGGCTGATCGAGCAGGGATTGGAGGTAGACTGCGACTGCAGCTTGCCCATCGCCTTGATGATCCATTCCGGGCCACCAGCGAAACCGATGCGCCAGCCGGTCATCGAAAACGCCTTGGAACAGCCGTTCACCGTCAGGGTCCGATCATAGAGGTCCGGGCAAACCTGCGCGATGGTCGCGAAGGGGGTCGGCGCGTACCAGACATGTTCATACATGTCGTCGGTCATGATCAACACATGCGGATGACGGCGCAGCACTTCGCCCAGTTCCTTCAGCTCGCTCGCCGAATAGGCCGCGCCCGAAGGGTTGGACGGCGAGTTCAGGATCAGCCACTTGGTCCTGGGCGTGATCGCGGCGTCAAGCTGCGCGGCGGTGATCTTGTAACCCTGGCTCGCCGGGCCTTCGACGAAGACAGGCGTGCCGCCCGCGAAGTTCACGATGTCGGGATAGCTGACCCAATAGGGGGCCGGAATGATGACTTCATCGCCCACATCGACGGTCGCGACCAGCGCGTTGAACAAGGTGTGCTTGCCGCCGGAGTTCACGCTGATCTGGCTGCGCTTGTAGGTCAGGCCATTGTCGCGGTTGAACTTGAACGCAACGGCATCCTTGAGTTCAGCGGTGCCGTCCACATCGGTGTAGCGGGTCAGGTTCTTGCGGATCGCGGCAATGCCAGCTTCCTTGACGAAATCGGGGGTGTCGAAATCGGGCTCGCCCGCCGACAGGCCAATAACATCGACGCCATCGGCTTTGAGGGCATTCACGCGCGCGCTCATCGCCAGGGTGGCGGAGGGCTGGATGCGGCCGAGGGCAGCGGAAGTCTGGCTCATCGTGACACTCTTTCTGAAGGATCGCTTTGAATCCGCGATGCGGACGCGCGCTCCTTTAGTGCGCTATGGCTTGAGGGGCAACCGCCAGTTGGGTTGACATGGCTCCTTCTCCGTCATTCCAGCGCAAGCTGGAATCTGACCTGTGAAGCGCAATCCGCATGAGATACCAGCTTGCGCTGGGGTGGCGGCGTTATCTGGCCAGTGTCGCAGCGACCATGCCCCGCGCGGCGTTGCCGATGAAGAAGCCATTCTCCAGATCGCGAGGCCTAAGGTCAGCTTCGACCGCTTCGCCCATTTCCAGGAGACTGCGGCGCAGGACGCCGGGAAGCAGCCCACGTGACAGGGGCGGCGTCACCAGCTTGTCACCGCGCTCGACGAAAACGGACGAGAAGCAGCCTTCGGTGAGGAAACCTTCATGGTCGGTCATCAGCACCTCATAGGTGCCGCCCCGCTTCAAGGCGTCGCGGTAAATCGCGCGATCGGTGGTCTTGTGCGCCAGACTGGGATCATCGCCGGGAACTTTCCGCGGCACGACCGCCACCTGCATGATCGCCTGTGGCCAGGTGCGATGTTCGCGCACTTCGATCGCGATCGATCCCCGGCGGGAAACGAGCAGGCGCAGGCGGCTGCGTTCGCGCAGGCGAAAAGTCGCGGCCTGAAGTTCGTTGCGCACGTCGTGACGGTCGAAGATGAAGTCCAGCGCAGCGGCGCTCGCCTTCAGCCGTTCAAGATGCAGCTCCAGCAGCCTGATGCCATCGACCGGATCGAAGGCCATTGTTTCCAGCAAGTCAAACCGTCCGTCAGCCAACGACATCGAAACTATTCAAGCCCCCTTAGCCCAACTACCCGGCGGTGGTGAGAAAGCGCCCCTTGGCGAGACATTCCGCCCACTCGGATGCTGCATCCGAGTCTGCAACAATGCCCGAACCCAATCCAAGGCGCCCCTCCGTCATGCCTTCTTCAACCCAAATCGTGCGGATGGCAACATTGAAGGCAGCATCGCCATTCGGATCAATCCAGCCCATCGCCCCGGTGTAGACGTCGCGGGAGAACGGTTCGACCATGTCGATGATCTCCATCGCCCGCACCTTGGGCGCGCCGGTGATCGATCCGCAGGGAAAGAGGATGCGCAGGATATCGACCGGGCCCAAACCGGGCAGCAGCCGGGCGCGAATGCTCGACACCAGCTGGTGAACGGTCGGATAGGTTTCGACATGGAAGAGGTCAGGGACAGTGACCGTGCCAGCACGCGACACGCGGGACAGGTCATTGCGCAGCAGATCGACGATCATCAGATTTTCGGCACGCTGCTTGGCGTCGGCCTCCAGTTCCCGTGCGAGCGCGGCGTCGGTGGCGGGATCGGCGGAACGGCGCGCGGTGCCCTTCATCGGCCGGGCGGTCAGCTGCCCGCGCACATTGGTGAAGAACAACTCTGGCGAAAAAGACAATATGTCATGCGCGCCGGTGCGCATCACGCCCCCGTATCCCGCGCGCTGGCGTGGCCGGATGGCGGCATAAAGGGCCATGATGTCGCCTGTGAAACGCACGGCGCAGGGAAAGGTAAGGTTCACCTGATAAATGTCGCCTGCGCGGATATATTCCTGCACCCGGTCAAAGGCGGCGCGATATGCCTGCTCGTCCACCAGCGGCTGCGGGGGTTCGATGCTTGCGGCGGCAGGATCGGGCAGAAGGCCGGGCATCAGCGCGGGATCGATCGGGCGATGCCCTTCAAACAGGCCGAACCATAGCAGCGGCATCGCGGACGCCCGGCCCCGGTGATCAAAGGCGAGCTGGCGCAGTCGATCCTCCAGAACCAGTCCTGCCTCGTAACTGATATAGCCAGCGGCATGCAGCCCCCTCTCCGCCGCCTCGGCAATGCGGTCGAGCGCGGGCTGAACGTCCTCAAGGGCATGGGCGGCGATTATCTCGACCGGGTCGCGGTAAAGGCGGGCCGGTGCGGCGCCACGCTCTCGCGCGTCGTCGAACAGGACAAAGGCTTCGGAAGGACCGGGCAGTCGCATCGGGCCGTCTTAACAGCCTTTTGGACAGGCGAAAGGGCAACTGCGCTTTATGCACCGTTGCGCTTCCAGCCGCCAGGCCATAGGAGGAGCGCATGAGCAATCCGCCGCCCATCGACGCCACACAACGGCCGCTGCGCCCCGCCCTTGCGCTGGCGCTGCGGGGCCGGTGTCCTGCTTGTGGCGATGGCGCGATGTTCGTGCGGTTCCTGAAGCCGAGTCCCGCCTGCAATGCTTGCGGACAGCCATGGAATGTGTCGCAGGCGGACGATTTCCCCGCCTACATAGTCATCCTGCTGCTCGGCCACATATTGGTGCCGCTGATGATCGAGGTGAACAGCACGCTGGCGATCCCATTGGGGGTGCAAGCCGCCCTGTGGCCGGGGTTGGCGGTGATACTCGCCGCGCTGATGATCCAGCCGGTCAAGGGGGCGGTGATCGCCTTTCAATGGACCCGGCGAATGGATGGCTTTGCCTGAAGACGGATCGCCGCCCTTTTCATCCGGCTGGCTGAGCGTCGCCCAGCCTGCTCATCTCACCCCGGTTGACGCAGGAAATTGCGTTCCATGGCTTCGCGAAGATTGACGTCGATCGTCCGGCGCCCTTCCGCACCATGGGTGACCACGGTGGTATCGCAGGTCGCGACACAAACGCCCTTCTGAAACGCCGCCGAACTGACAGTCCAGCTGGTGCGGCCGATATGGCCAATGCCGCAATGCACTTCGAACGGATAGGGGAAGTGCGATTCCTCAACGAAGTTCAGCGATACGGCAGCCACCAGCCAGCGCACGCCCTGTTCCTGCGGGTGGCGGCCGAGATGATGGTGGAAGCGAATACGGGCGGTTTCAAAAATGCCGGAGATGGCCACATTGTTGATGTGTCCCATCGTGTCGATATCCTGGAAGCGCGTGTCCATGCTGGTGATGAAACTGTAGGCTTCGGGGCTCAATCGCCAGGATTCGGGTTTTGCCATAGTCCTGCTTTCCAACCGTTATCCTCAAGCTCTTAGCCAGTGCGGGCGGGGATGCAATCGTTCGGCGAAAATTGACCTAACTGCGACCTTTTTAGCACAGGTCAGCCGTCATGACGCGATAGGGAACGCTGTGTTTCCGTTAGCCGCGATGGACTTTGCGCGGGCTGGTTCATAGCGTGCGCCTGACCTGCCTTCACCCGTCGAGGATCCATGCGCCGCTATAGCCAGATCGCCATCTTCCTCCACTGGATCATCGCGGCGCTGCTCGCGTTCCAGATCAGCCTCGGCTGGGCGCTCGAGGATCTGGGCGCACAGGGGTTCGCCCTGTTTCAATTGCACAAATCCATCGGCATCACCATCCTGGCCCTGACGGTCGCCCGCATTGCGGTGCGATACGGGCGACCACGTCCCGACCCCGTCGAAGGCGGCTGGCAGGGCATGCTGGCCAAAACCGTGCATGGGGGCCTCTATCTGTTCATGCTGGGCGCGCCCCTGACCGGCTGGGCACTGGTATCGACCGCGAAGGTGAAAGTGCCGACGCTGATCTTCGGCATCATGCCCCTGCCCCACCTGCCGCTGCCAGCGGGTGCTGGCGATCCGGCATCTGCTGCGCATGCCGTGCTTGCGTGGATAGGCATCGCCTTGATTGTCCTGCATGTCGCGGGCGCGCTGCGGCATCATGCGCTGCTGCGCGACGGGCTGATCTGGCGGATGATGCCCGCGCGATCGCCGGTGCTGCTGCTTGCTTTGCCTGCCTTGATTGGGGCCGGGTTTCTGCTCGGAAGGTTGATCCTGCCTGCCACAGCGCCCCAAGCCGTTGCCGCCCCTGAAAAAGTCGCCGCGGTGGAGGAGGCTGAGCCAGTCAATATAGTCGCGGCAACTAACAATGCGGCTGGTGAGGCTGATCCGGCTCCAACAGAAAATGCGACGGTCGTGGCGCCCATCGGTCCGCCGCCGTCATGGACGGTGCAGCCGGGGGGAAGCATCACCTTTTCCGTCGGCAATGGCAACGATACCATCCAGGGCAGATTTTCCAGATGGACCGCCAGGATCACCATGGATCCCGACCGGCCCGAGAGCGCGGACATAGATGTCGAGATCGATCTGGCGAGCGCGACAGTGGGCGACGCCTATCAGGACGGAATGCTTGCCGGTGACGAGTTCTTCGGCGTCGCGGCACATCCCAGGGCGAACTTCACCGCGAAGGGTGCTGAAAAAACGGGTGCGAACAGCTATCGCGCGGCGGGAACCCTGACCCTGAAGGGGGTCAGCAAACCCCAGGTCATCCGTTTCACCCTGTCGGGCAGCGGGGAAAAGCGGAAAGTATCCGGGTCGGCCAGTATCGGGCGCACTTTGTTCGGCGTCGGCAATGGCGAAAGCAGCACGGGTCTGGATCCCAAGGTCGCGGTGGATTTCCGGTTCGATGCCCAGGCAAAATAAGCGGGCGTGGATTTGCCTTCCCAATTCTGCCAAAGCGTGAGGATGAGCGACAAGCCCCAGAATGTCCGCATTGAAGATGGAGTTTTCCTGGGCTTCGTCTTGCTGGTGTCGATCGCCTTTGCACTGGTTATAGAGCCGTTTTTCGCCGCCATCCTCTGGGGCGTGATCGCCGCCATCCTGTTCGGGCCGGTGAACCAGAATCTGGTGCGGCAGATGCCGGGACGGCGCAACAGCGCCGCTGGACTGACGCTGCTGCTGATCGTGGCCGTGGTCATCCTGCCCGCGATCATTCTGGGCGTGGCGCTGGTGCAGGAAGCAACGCTCTTTTACGGCAAGATCGAGTCGGGCGAGATCGACATCGCGCGGACATTCGACCAGTTCCAGTCGCGGCTTCCCAATTGGGCTTCGGCATTGATGGCGCGATTGGGCATCACTGATTTCGCAACCGTTCGAGAGGCATTGAGCCGGGGCGTCGCCAACAGCTTTCGATCGGTCGCGGCGCAGGTCTTCCTGATCGGGCAAGGCGCGTTCAGCTTCTTCATTGCCCTTGGCGTCACGCTCTACCTAACCTTTTTCCTGTTGCGGGACGGACCCGCGCTGGCCGCCGCTCTGGACCGCGCTGCACCGCTGCGCACCTCGCACAGGCGCGCGCTGATGCAACAGTTTGTCCTTGTGACCCGCGCCACGATCAAGGGCAGCGTCGTCGTGGCCATCGTCCAGGGCTTTATCGGCGGCGGCGTGTTCTGGGCGCTGGGGATACAGGGGTCGCTGCTTTGGGGCGTGCTGATGGGGTGCTTCTCGTTGATCCCGGCGGTGGGGACGGGGCTAGTATGGCTGCCGGTCGCGCTCTATCTGTTGGCGACGGGCGCATTGATCAAAGGCATCATCCTGATCGCCTGCGGCGTCTTCGTCATCGGCATGATCGACAATATATTGCGTCCCATCCTCGTCGGGCGCGACACGCGCATCCCGGATTATGTGGTGCTCATCACCACATTGGGCGGGATCGACATGTTCGGTTTCAACGGCATCGTCATCGGCCCGGTGATCGCCGCGCTGTTCATCGCCACCTGGAACATCGTGACGCGGATGCGGACAGGCGACGGGCTGGAAGGTCCGCTGACCAAGGATGAGCCATCGCCGCCCGCTACCCCGGTTCGATGAGGGCGCGGGGTACGGGCTAAAGCCATCCCGCACGGGTTCAACGGCAAGGGGGCATCAAGAGACGGTAGTCTGGATCAGGAGGATACGTTGTCCGCGATATCTTCCGCAAGCCGATCGAGTTCAGCAGGCAGTTCCTTCTTGCTGATCAACGCGTAGGCCAGATCCCCTTCCTGCCAGTAGGCGACTGTCTTTCCCGCCCGAGTGAGCACCGCAGGCTGCACCGGGGCTACATGATCGTCACGGACTGCAAACAGCGAGATCGGCCGGCTAATGCCATTGGTGATGGTCATTTGCATGCTCGGGCCGCTGTCGGAGGGGAAAAGTTGAACCTCCGTAATGTGCCAACCCCGGGGCAGGATGGGCAAAGCGATGCGTGCCGAAGAACCAACCTCCCCGGCGTTGTAAACGGTAGCCGGCGAGCGACGCAGCTGCGCGCGCATTTCTGCCACATGGTGCGACTGCAGGGCTTCCTGAATGAAGGATTCTTCTGCACGGCCGCTGTCGGCAAAAAGTCCCTTGCCGACGATGAACCAGCCGCCCGTCAGCACCAGTATCGCCGCAGCAATCCGGGAGAGATAGGTCCATCGCGGCGTAGGCGTCAGCGATGCCGGAACCGGGACAGAGGATCGAGGCCGACGAGCTGCGGGACGTGGGGCAGGCTGTCGGACAGAGGCATTCCGGCGAAGGAATACGGCATCGAAATGGACCGCATTCTCACCAGCATTGGTCTGCACGAACCCATGGCGCTCCAAAAGACGGAACACTGCCTCCGCATCGGCACCGTAGCGGACCAGGTTGCGATCGTCGATCTCCACGACCGCGCCGCGTGTCTGCGGTAAGGCGAGGATCGGCTCCAGACCCTGCAGAGCGGCATATTCAAATCCCTCGACATCGATCTTCACCATGATCGGCCGATCCCCGATGAGCTTGAGAAGGCCAGGAAAATCACCGATCGAAAGCGACATGATGCGCTCACCGGCTTCGATCGGTTCAGGTGCGATGGAAAAGCGTCCGGAATGCCCCTTCGTACTGCTATCGAGCAGGTCAGGCCGGGTCAGCGCGGCAACCGCCATGTTGAAGGGCAAAACATTGCCGAAGGCGTTGAGGCCGATGTTCCTTACGAGCTTGGCAAAAGTGGCGAAACAGGGTTCAAAGGCCACCACCAGCCCGTCATGGCCTACACCCTCCGCCGCGAAGAGAGTGAAAATGCCGCAGTTCGCGCCGACATCGATGAAGCAGTCGCCCGGCTGAAGGCTTTCCACTTCGGTGGCAACCCGTTTGCCATATTTGCCCGAGACACCAAGCAAATGGGTCCGGTCGCGAACATCGAACCCCAGACGGACATCGCCATAGCTCGACCGGACCGGAACGCCGTCCAACAACGCAGCGAATGGCGACAGAAGACGCCACTTCCCGCGAAATGGCGGCAGTTGATGAACATAGAGGTTCAGGAACCAGGATCGAACCAGCTTTGTACCCGACATCAGCGCACCTCATTTCCGTATCGAGCCTGAACTACGCGATGGCACCCTCCAGCAGAGAGCCTTGAGGGTAGCCCTACTACAAGCAGGGGTCCACCAACTCAGGCCGTATTGAAGTCAGGCAGCCTCATTTGTGCGGTGCAACGAAGAACGCGCACTTGTTGAGCTATCATCTCCGGCATGGCTCTGCCCGGATGGGCGCGACCGCTTTCCTGGCGGGCGGGCTGGCGAGCCAATGACTGAGATCCCTCTGCAGCAGTTCCTGCAGGACGAGAATGTCCTCGCGATAAAATTCCCGGAGCATCTGCTGTAGTTCGGGAGTCAAGGGCGGGTAGCTGACCGGCGCCGCCATGGACGCGCGAAGCTTGGCGAAAAGGGGAATGGACCGGAGCGGATCAAGGATGGGACGCATGGGTTGCAGGACGCGGCGGATTGGGAGCGGCAGCATCGGACTCGCGCTGTCATTCTGACGGCTGGCGACCTCTTCCTCCGCGATATGCACGGGCACGCCGATATGGCCGCAGACGCGGGCAATTTCCTGCTCGGGCGACTGCAGCAGATCATCATACAGGATCACATGGATTTGCTCTCGCGGATAGTGGAGCAGGAAGCGCTCAAGATGGGCGCCATACAGTCCTCCCGACAGGAAACGCGACTGTTCGGGATTGGCGTGCTCCAGATAGGCGCGGGGATCGCCCTTCACCCATCCGCGGCGGAACAGCATGCAATAATCCGAATAGGCCCGCTGCACCGGATCGCGCAGCTGAACGATCAGGCGAGCGTCGGGAAGCGCATCGGCCATTCGCGCGGCAGCCTGTGGATGGGCAAGATAGTCCGCCGACTTTTCCCCGATGATCCGCTCGGCGGGCGCGGCGTCGAACAGCGAAGCATACCATTGGGGACCGCGCTCATGTTCCGAACTGAAATAATGCGGCTCGGCTTTCGGCAGCCAGAGCTGTGGATGACTGCGGAGCTGATGGGCGATCCAGGTAGTTGCGCCCTTGACGGCGCCGATCACGATAAAGGCTGGCTGGCGATCGTTCATGGTCGTTCGATATACCTTTGCAATCGTGGACTGGGCTGTGTTCCTCCCCGAGCCGAAGGACGCGCATACGCGAACATTTCCCGACGCAATGCCGCCCCGGACATCCGACATTATCGCCCTTCCCCCGGCGATGCGCATCCCCGGGAATTTCCGCAAAGCTAGATGAAGATCGGCAAAAGGGCAGTTGTGCATCGGTACGATCCGATAAGGGTTAGCATACTCCCCATTTGGGCAGGGAAGGCTCCGATAAACTCGGCCGCTATCCGAAAGGGTACATGGCGCGCGCGCCGCCAGTTCATGAGTATAGGTCGCGAAATGGTGCCTCCGATTTCAAAGACTTCGCCTTAATATGGGCTGATCCCCGGCTCCGCAGGGGTGAATGATCAAACGCTGGAGCAGATTGGCCCAGGATGAACCCATCGCATCTCTTCACCGGCTTTTGCAGTCGCTGCCGCAATTCCGGGCTGGCATCAACAGGGACGCTGCCCGTTCAGCTTGAAATGGCATGAAGATCATCGTCGTCGCCAGCCTCGCATATTCGCTGATCAACTTCCGCGGTCGGCTGATCGCCGCGATGATCGAAAATGGGCATGAGGTCGTGCTATGCGCGCCCGATCACGATCCAGATGTCGAGGCAAGGCTGAGGTCAATGGGCGCAACCTATCGGCAGATGCCGATGGCCCGCGCCGGGATGAACCCCTTCATCGACATCGTGACGCTGGCATGGCTGGTCCGCTGTTTCTGGCGCGAACGCCCGCAGGTCGTGCTGGCCTACACGCAAAAGCCCATCATCTACGGCGGCATCGCGAGCCGGTTTTTCCGCAACGTCGACTTCTACTCCATGGTGAGCGGCCTTGGCCACATGTACAGCGACGGCGGATCCCGCCTGCTGGCCAGCGTGCGCACGATGGTCTCCATTCTTTACCGGCTGGCAATCGGCAGGGCGAAGGCGATATTCGTCTTCAACAGCGACGACCGCAGCGAAATGCTGCGCCATCGCATCATCACGCCCGATTGCCGGGTCATACAGGTGCCAGGTTCCGGCGTGGACCTGTCCCATTATGCCCAGGCACCCATGCCCGACGGGCCGCCGGTGTTCCTGATGATCGCGCGGCTGCTGCGGAACAAGGGGCTGATCGAATATGTCGAGGCCGCAAAGATCGTGAAGGCACGGTTCCCGGAAGCGTGCTTCCTGCTGCTGGGGCCGCTCGATGAAAATCCGGCGGCCATTCCCCGCGCGGAAATAGACCAGTGGCACAATCGCGGGATCATTGAATATCTCGGCGAAACGCGCGACGTGCGCCCCTATCTGGCAAAAGCGAGCATATTCGTGCTGCCCAGCTGGTACAGGGAGGGGCTTCCCCGCACCATATTGGAAGCCATGTCGGTGGGGCGCGGCGTCATCACGACCGACATGCCGGGATGCCGCGAGCCGATAGATCAGGGCATCAACGGCTTTGTCGTCGAACCGCGCAGTGCCCAGGCGCTCGCCGAGGCGATGCTGCGCGTCTGCAACGACCCCGCCCTGCCCGCCAGCCTCGCTGCCGCCGCGCGCCGGACGGCAGAGCAAGATTACTCAGTCGAAAAGGTGAACGCCCTGCTGCTTTCGACAATGAAGATGGACTGCAACGCCGCCGATCGCGCCGAAAGGCCAGCCATGAACGCACAACTTGTCGCCGGAGAATTTTGATGGGGACAAGACGCATGACCGATATCATGCTGGCGTCCACCGGGCTTGTGCTGCTCGCGCCGGTAATGGCCATCATCGGCGGCTCCATACGCCTGTTCGACGGCGCGCCGGTGTTGTTCAGGCAGAACAGGCTTACGAAGGGAGGGCGGCTGTTCCAGGTCCTGAAGTTCCGCACGATGAATGACAGGCGCGACGCCCAGGGGCAACTGCTGCCCGACGGGATGCGGACGACGGCGCTCGGCCGCTTTCTCCGGCGCTCGCGCCTCGATGAACTGCCGCAGCTCTGGAACATCCTGCTCGGGGAGATGTCGCTGATCGGGCCGCGCCCGCTCCTTCCGCAGACCATCGCCGCCACTGGGGAAAAGGGGCAATTGCGGTGCGCCGTACGGCCCGGGCTGACCGGTTGGGCGCAGGTCAACGGCAACACGTTGCTCAGCGACGAGGACAAGATCGCGCTGGACCTCTGGTACATAGAGAACCGCTCGCTCTGGATCGACCTTGTCATTCTTGCGCGCACGGTCGGCGTGGCCCTGCGGGGCGAACGTTTCAACCTGCGGCTGAAAGGGAGGGCGCATGAAGGCCATACTCGTAGGTGCGGTTGAAAGTAGCAGGATCGCGCTGAAATGCCTTGCCGCCTCCCCTCGATGGGATCTGAAGGCAGTATTCACCCTGCCACCCGACCTTGCCAGCCGCCATTCGGATTTCGTCGATCTGTCTGCGGACTGTGAAAATGCGGGAACGCGGATCGTGCACACCGCCAACATAAATTCCGACGCGGCGCTTCAGGCGATCCGTGCAATGGAACCGGACTATATCTTTGTCATCGGCTGGTCGCAGATTTGCGGCGCGGATTTCAGGGCCACCGCCGGCAAGGGCGTGATCGGCTATCACCCCGCGCCCCTACCGCGTCTGCGCGGGCGCGCGGTCATTCCCTGGACCATCCTGCTGAATGAACCAATTTCGGCCTCGTCCCTCTTTTTGATTGATGAAGGGGTCGATAGCGGCCCGTTGCTGGGCCAGCGATATTTTCACCTGGCCCCTGACGAGACCGCGGCCACGCTGTACGCCAAGCATATGGCGAAGCTGAACGAGATGCTGCCGCCGGTGCTGGAGGATATCGCAAGCGGCTCGCCGCAGCTTTCAATCCAGGACGAACGAAACGCGACCTATGCGGCGCGCAGGCGGCCGGAGGACGCGCTGATCGACTGGGCCCAGCCGACAGCCGCGGTCTGGCGTTGCGTCCGCGCCTGTGGCGATCCCTATCCGGGCGCATGGACGACCTTTGGCAATGACCGGATCGTGATAAAGACGGCCGTTCCCGTGCTCCTCCAACATCATGCCGCGGCCATGGCCGGACAGATTGTGGAACGAGGCGAAGCGAGCTTCACGGTGAAGTGCGGCGACGATCAGGGCCTGCTGGTGTCACAATGGCAGACGACGCGGGAAGCGCCCTTGCCCAACCATGCCGTGCTTGGACGGCCAAAGGCGGCTGCGGCATGACCATGATCGACACTATCCAGCGCGCGCTGGTGATCGCTCCTCACCCCGATGACGAGGTACTGGGGTGTGGCGGCACGATTGCCCGGCTGGTCGCGCTGGGCCGCCATGTCGAGGTTGTCATTGCGACACGGGGCCGCAAACCTTTGTTTGATCCCGGCCAGGTCGAGCAAGTACTGGCCGAAGCCCGGCGTGCGCATGCACTGCTGGGCGTCACGCGAACGCATTTCCTGGACTTTCCAGCCGCCGAGCTTGACCGCGTCCCGCGCGCGGAATTGAACCGGGGCATCGCAGAGTTCGTCGCGCAGTGCCGTCCCGATGCCCTGTTCATTCCCTTCGCTCACGACCTGCATTTCGACCATGGG is a window of Sphingobium sp. MI1205 DNA encoding:
- a CDS encoding pyridoxal phosphate-dependent aminotransferase, which translates into the protein MSQTSAALGRIQPSATLAMSARVNALKADGVDVIGLSAGEPDFDTPDFVKEAGIAAIRKNLTRYTDVDGTAELKDAVAFKFNRDNGLTYKRSQISVNSGGKHTLFNALVATVDVGDEVIIPAPYWVSYPDIVNFAGGTPVFVEGPASQGYKITAAQLDAAITPRTKWLILNSPSNPSGAAYSASELKELGEVLRRHPHVLIMTDDMYEHVWYAPTPFATIAQVCPDLYDRTLTVNGCSKAFSMTGWRIGFAGGPEWIIKAMGKLQSQSTSNPCSISQAAAVAALTGDQDFLEERNAAFKKRRDMVVSMLNDAPGLDCPTPEGAFYVYPDASGVMGKTTPKGQLIDSDEKLIGYFLDEARVAAVHGAAFGLSPAFRISYATSEEVLAKACKRIQEACAALK
- a CDS encoding aminotransferase class IV codes for the protein MSLADGRFDLLETMAFDPVDGIRLLELHLERLKASAAALDFIFDRHDVRNELQAATFRLRERSRLRLLVSRRGSIAIEVREHRTWPQAIMQVAVVPRKVPGDDPSLAHKTTDRAIYRDALKRGGTYEVLMTDHEGFLTEGCFSSVFVERGDKLVTPPLSRGLLPGVLRRSLLEMGEAVEADLRPRDLENGFFIGNAARGMVAATLAR
- the pabB gene encoding aminodeoxychorismate synthase component I; translated protein: MRLPGPSEAFVLFDDARERGAAPARLYRDPVEIIAAHALEDVQPALDRIAEAAERGLHAAGYISYEAGLVLEDRLRQLAFDHRGRASAMPLLWFGLFEGHRPIDPALMPGLLPDPAAASIEPPQPLVDEQAYRAAFDRVQEYIRAGDIYQVNLTFPCAVRFTGDIMALYAAIRPRQRAGYGGVMRTGAHDILSFSPELFFTNVRGQLTARPMKGTARRSADPATDAALARELEADAKQRAENLMIVDLLRNDLSRVSRAGTVTVPDLFHVETYPTVHQLVSSIRARLLPGLGPVDILRILFPCGSITGAPKVRAMEIIDMVEPFSRDVYTGAMGWIDPNGDAAFNVAIRTIWVEEGMTEGRLGLGSGIVADSDAASEWAECLAKGRFLTTAG
- a CDS encoding DUF983 domain-containing protein; its protein translation is MSNPPPIDATQRPLRPALALALRGRCPACGDGAMFVRFLKPSPACNACGQPWNVSQADDFPAYIVILLLGHILVPLMIEVNSTLAIPLGVQAALWPGLAVILAALMIQPVKGAVIAFQWTRRMDGFA
- a CDS encoding acyl-CoA thioesterase, producing MAKPESWRLSPEAYSFITSMDTRFQDIDTMGHINNVAISGIFETARIRFHHHLGRHPQEQGVRWLVAAVSLNFVEESHFPYPFEVHCGIGHIGRTSWTVSSAAFQKGVCVATCDTTVVTHGAEGRRTIDVNLREAMERNFLRQPG
- a CDS encoding YceI family protein, with the translated sequence MRRYSQIAIFLHWIIAALLAFQISLGWALEDLGAQGFALFQLHKSIGITILALTVARIAVRYGRPRPDPVEGGWQGMLAKTVHGGLYLFMLGAPLTGWALVSTAKVKVPTLIFGIMPLPHLPLPAGAGDPASAAHAVLAWIGIALIVLHVAGALRHHALLRDGLIWRMMPARSPVLLLALPALIGAGFLLGRLILPATAPQAVAAPEKVAAVEEAEPVNIVAATNNAAGEADPAPTENATVVAPIGPPPSWTVQPGGSITFSVGNGNDTIQGRFSRWTARITMDPDRPESADIDVEIDLASATVGDAYQDGMLAGDEFFGVAAHPRANFTAKGAEKTGANSYRAAGTLTLKGVSKPQVIRFTLSGSGEKRKVSGSASIGRTLFGVGNGESSTGLDPKVAVDFRFDAQAK
- a CDS encoding AI-2E family transporter produces the protein MSDKPQNVRIEDGVFLGFVLLVSIAFALVIEPFFAAILWGVIAAILFGPVNQNLVRQMPGRRNSAAGLTLLLIVAVVILPAIILGVALVQEATLFYGKIESGEIDIARTFDQFQSRLPNWASALMARLGITDFATVREALSRGVANSFRSVAAQVFLIGQGAFSFFIALGVTLYLTFFLLRDGPALAAALDRAAPLRTSHRRALMQQFVLVTRATIKGSVVVAIVQGFIGGGVFWALGIQGSLLWGVLMGCFSLIPAVGTGLVWLPVALYLLATGALIKGIILIACGVFVIGMIDNILRPILVGRDTRIPDYVVLITTLGGIDMFGFNGIVIGPVIAALFIATWNIVTRMRTGDGLEGPLTKDEPSPPATPVR